Proteins encoded in a region of the Rhizobium sp. CC-YZS058 genome:
- a CDS encoding DUF930 domain-containing protein: MAVAASLVIHGLVAAPFLFQVPEKPAAASQESVPVELVPPPPPPQPPPPEEKQADTPKAARTERPAAAPPKPGAEAPASSGAPPPFESSAREAPQEPPQGTPPSPPEDNPSRAASQPAAAAEESSAPAAATPTDPQPPAPPSAEAKATSKTVTEGSVDEQQISATAATPPLLSTKGGHAVSNDAPPPPAAGDPAKAEGDPTMSPAEVAAFVPARPPRPQAKPHATPAKEQATAPELRKAQTLFAKEILADPRVRGALSKLPPGRRMSQICSIELLEQVRHSGFTPDLLVPSSNRGRRQGATQLTASGGAVRSRGVWRNVAFECSVDAEVTAVTEFRFALGAVVPRSEWAARNLNVD, translated from the coding sequence TTGGCTGTCGCCGCCTCGCTGGTGATCCACGGGCTGGTCGCCGCGCCCTTTCTGTTCCAAGTTCCGGAGAAGCCGGCGGCGGCTTCGCAGGAGAGCGTGCCGGTCGAGCTGGTGCCGCCGCCCCCGCCGCCGCAGCCGCCCCCGCCGGAAGAAAAGCAGGCGGATACACCCAAGGCTGCCAGGACCGAGCGCCCCGCCGCAGCACCACCAAAACCCGGCGCAGAAGCGCCGGCCTCCAGCGGCGCGCCGCCTCCGTTCGAATCCTCGGCTCGTGAGGCCCCCCAGGAACCACCGCAGGGAACGCCGCCGTCACCGCCCGAGGACAATCCATCACGAGCCGCGAGCCAGCCCGCCGCCGCGGCCGAAGAGAGCTCGGCGCCCGCCGCCGCAACGCCCACCGATCCTCAGCCGCCCGCACCGCCCTCTGCGGAAGCGAAAGCGACGAGCAAGACCGTTACAGAAGGCAGCGTCGACGAGCAGCAGATCTCCGCGACCGCCGCCACGCCACCGCTTCTGTCGACAAAGGGCGGCCATGCGGTGTCGAACGATGCGCCACCGCCGCCTGCGGCGGGTGACCCCGCGAAGGCCGAAGGCGATCCCACGATGAGCCCGGCCGAAGTTGCGGCTTTCGTACCCGCGCGCCCTCCGCGGCCGCAGGCAAAGCCCCATGCCACACCGGCGAAGGAGCAAGCGACCGCTCCGGAACTGCGCAAGGCGCAGACCCTGTTCGCCAAGGAGATTCTTGCCGATCCACGCGTGCGCGGCGCGCTTTCCAAGCTGCCGCCAGGCCGCCGCATGAGCCAGATCTGTTCGATCGAGCTTCTGGAGCAGGTGCGGCACAGCGGCTTTACGCCGGATCTTCTCGTTCCGTCGTCGAACCGGGGCAGGCGACAAGGCGCGACGCAGCTGACCGCCAGCGGCGGCGCGGTGCGCTCGCGCGGGGTCTGGCGAAACGTCGCCTTCGAATGCAGCGTCGATGCCGAGGTCACGGCTGTCACTGAGTTCCGCTTCGCGCTCGGCGCCGTCGTGCCGCGCTCCGAATGGGCGGCGCGGAACCTGAACGTGGACTGA
- a CDS encoding DUF1428 domain-containing protein codes for MSYVDGFVLAVPRERLEDYKVLARTASMVWKEYGALSYVECVGDDVPYGDLTSFPRAVLATSEEVVVFAWITYESRTARDEILKKVMADPRMQVDPEALPFDGKRMIYGGFECVVSG; via the coding sequence ATGTCCTATGTCGACGGTTTCGTTCTGGCTGTGCCGCGCGAGCGGCTGGAAGATTACAAGGTGCTGGCCCGCACGGCGAGCATGGTCTGGAAGGAATATGGCGCGCTGAGCTATGTCGAATGTGTCGGCGATGACGTACCCTATGGCGATCTCACCTCCTTCCCGCGTGCCGTGCTCGCCACGTCGGAGGAGGTGGTCGTCTTCGCCTGGATCACCTATGAATCCCGCACCGCGCGCGACGAGATTCTCAAGAAGGTCATGGCCGATCCGCGCATGCAGGTCGATCCGGAGGCTCTGCCTTTCGATGGCAAGCGCATGATATATGGCGGCTTCGAATGCGTCGTCAGCGGATGA
- a CDS encoding secondary thiamine-phosphate synthase enzyme YjbQ, translated as MPQTRLTLSTRGAGLYEFTRAAAEFVAATGTEEGLLTVFVRHTSCSLLIQENADPDVRRDLDAFFARLVPRSDDPSMDYIIHTDEGPDDMPAHIKAALTAVSLGIPVSRGRLLLGQWQGIYLFEHRARPHQRDIVLHLGA; from the coding sequence ATGCCCCAGACACGCCTGACGCTTTCCACCCGCGGCGCCGGCCTCTACGAATTCACCCGCGCCGCCGCCGAATTCGTTGCGGCGACGGGAACGGAGGAGGGGCTGTTGACGGTCTTCGTGCGCCATACCTCCTGCTCGCTGCTGATCCAGGAAAATGCCGATCCCGATGTGCGGCGCGATCTCGATGCCTTTTTCGCGCGGCTTGTCCCGCGCTCCGACGATCCGTCGATGGACTATATCATCCATACCGACGAGGGCCCGGACGACATGCCGGCCCATATCAAGGCGGCGTTGACCGCCGTCTCGCTCGGCATTCCGGTCTCGCGCGGCCGGCTTCTGCTCGGCCAATGGCAGGGGATCTATCTCTTCGAGCACAGGGCACGGCCGCACCAGCGCGACATCGTGCTGCATCTGGGAGCTTGA
- a CDS encoding nuclear transport factor 2 family protein, which yields MTDAQAVAGRFMQALNERDFETIAQLIDEDVALDSLSGQRTIGALPLRMAVMGYFRHFDEQFADMVIMHDALGQRAAVDVTARGRYRETFPGMVEASDQSYSIPSVFVFEIEGGLVTRLTHYRNQRIFEQQLNR from the coding sequence ATGACCGACGCGCAGGCCGTTGCCGGCCGCTTCATGCAGGCGCTGAACGAGCGCGATTTCGAAACGATCGCCCAGCTGATCGACGAAGACGTGGCGCTCGATTCGCTCTCCGGCCAGCGCACGATCGGCGCGCTGCCGTTGCGCATGGCGGTCATGGGCTATTTCCGTCATTTCGACGAGCAATTCGCCGATATGGTCATCATGCATGATGCGCTCGGCCAGCGCGCGGCTGTCGACGTCACCGCGCGGGGCCGCTATCGCGAAACCTTTCCGGGCATGGTGGAAGCAAGCGACCAGTCCTATTCGATCCCGAGCGTCTTCGTGTTCGAGATCGAGGGGGGGCTTGTTACCCGTCTCACCCATTACCGCAACCAGCGCATCTTCGAACAGCAGCTGAACCGATAG
- a CDS encoding SIMPL domain-containing protein, with protein MPAFSPRRSPLRATLAGALLACSALPAFAEPPPREPVIAVTGEGNASVAPDMAILSFSVVSDDKTARGALDKNNAAMSAVLNGLKGQGIAERDLQTSGFGVNPQYVYPDNNGAEPRLPQLTGYQVANTLSVRLRDIAKVGAVIDQMVTLGVNQGGSITFTNDKPEATLTEARKKAVADAMAKARTLAEAAGVTLGRVVELSESSPRPEPVPMAMRAMAKNDAAEAVPVANGENSYSVSVTMTFAIAP; from the coding sequence ATGCCTGCCTTTTCCCCTCGCCGCTCGCCGCTTCGCGCAACGCTTGCCGGCGCGCTGCTTGCCTGCTCCGCCCTTCCCGCTTTCGCGGAGCCGCCGCCGCGCGAGCCGGTGATTGCCGTGACCGGGGAAGGCAATGCCTCGGTCGCGCCGGATATGGCGATCCTGAGCTTCAGCGTCGTCAGCGACGACAAGACGGCGCGGGGCGCGCTGGACAAGAACAATGCGGCGATGAGCGCGGTTTTGAACGGGCTGAAGGGCCAAGGGATCGCCGAACGCGACCTGCAGACGTCCGGCTTCGGGGTCAATCCGCAATATGTCTACCCCGACAACAACGGCGCGGAGCCGCGCCTGCCGCAACTGACCGGCTATCAGGTCGCCAACACGCTCTCGGTGCGCCTGCGCGACATCGCCAAGGTCGGCGCCGTGATCGACCAAATGGTCACGCTCGGCGTCAACCAGGGCGGGTCGATCACCTTTACCAACGACAAGCCCGAGGCAACGCTGACCGAAGCCCGCAAGAAGGCCGTTGCCGATGCCATGGCCAAGGCGCGCACCCTGGCAGAGGCTGCCGGCGTGACGCTCGGCCGCGTCGTCGAGCTGTCCGAGTCGAGCCCGCGGCCCGAGCCCGTGCCAATGGCCATGCGTGCCATGGCCAAGAACGATGCCGCCGAGGCCGTGCCGGTTGCAAACGGCGAAAACAGCTACAGCGTCAGCGTCACCATGACCTTCGCCATTGCACCCTGA
- a CDS encoding tyrosine-type recombinase/integrase, which produces MTDDSYPYVSAFRDRHGKTRFRYRRHGKTIALPGAPGEPEFEEAYSAAVEGRERRVATVVSHPGSALPGSFKAAWRKVQRGPEWLAFDPQTQLKNMRLAGEFLTLQVAPPHPEVWGDMAVRDLKRRHVKEILAHYAATPHKAKHILVALRKMIAVALDEEWIETDPTWKLSYRPEYVGWRAWTDAEREAFEARWPLGSTPRTVYGLALWLGNRRSDLAKLEWSAFDFQRGQVVVEQTKGGKRLVLPLTPMLREILTPLERKSRFVIVTAYGEPFSDKSLTGRMADWTHSAGLPKGCTIHGLRKTLGKLLAETGATTRQLMETLGHDNIEHAELYSRAAEQQRLARDAMSRLTRKYKAGKPTG; this is translated from the coding sequence ATGACTGACGACAGCTATCCATATGTTTCCGCATTCCGCGACCGGCACGGCAAGACTCGTTTTCGCTACCGACGCCATGGCAAGACGATTGCTTTGCCAGGAGCACCTGGCGAGCCTGAGTTCGAAGAGGCTTATTCTGCGGCGGTCGAGGGACGAGAACGACGCGTCGCGACGGTCGTAAGCCATCCGGGCAGCGCTCTACCCGGCTCCTTCAAGGCCGCGTGGAGAAAAGTGCAGCGTGGGCCAGAATGGCTGGCATTCGATCCACAGACACAGCTGAAGAACATGCGGCTCGCCGGCGAGTTTCTCACGCTGCAGGTCGCGCCACCGCACCCTGAGGTCTGGGGAGACATGGCCGTTCGCGATCTCAAGCGTCGGCATGTCAAAGAGATCCTGGCGCACTATGCAGCTACGCCACATAAGGCGAAGCACATACTCGTGGCGCTAAGGAAGATGATCGCGGTCGCCCTTGATGAGGAATGGATCGAAACTGATCCGACTTGGAAGCTCTCCTACCGCCCTGAATACGTTGGCTGGAGAGCTTGGACCGATGCCGAGCGCGAAGCGTTCGAGGCTCGGTGGCCGCTCGGCAGCACTCCCCGCACGGTTTACGGGCTCGCGCTATGGCTCGGGAACCGAAGGTCAGATTTGGCCAAGCTCGAGTGGTCCGCGTTTGATTTCCAGAGGGGACAAGTGGTGGTCGAGCAAACAAAGGGCGGGAAGAGGTTGGTCTTGCCTCTCACTCCCATGCTGCGCGAGATCCTGACGCCCCTGGAACGGAAGAGCCGATTCGTCATCGTGACCGCCTACGGTGAGCCTTTCTCGGATAAGTCTCTCACGGGACGAATGGCGGACTGGACCCATTCGGCCGGCTTGCCGAAAGGCTGCACAATCCACGGTCTCAGAAAGACACTTGGCAAGCTGCTTGCAGAGACAGGCGCGACGACTCGTCAGCTAATGGAGACGCTTGGCCACGATAATATCGAGCATGCCGAGCTCTACAGCCGCGCGGCTGAACAGCAGCGCCTCGCGCGCGACGCAATGAGCCGCCTGACAAGGAAATACAAGGCTGGGAAACCTACTGGCTAA
- a CDS encoding DUF6894 family protein, with protein MDGQDVRDLDAAVEIAELSICEIAGESLKVGRNVQLEGISILDESGLVLAHLTTEEAVLPRFNALRKYLNR; from the coding sequence ATGGACGGCCAAGACGTTAGAGACTTGGACGCAGCCGTCGAGATTGCTGAACTGTCCATCTGTGAGATCGCAGGCGAGAGCCTCAAGGTTGGAAGAAATGTCCAGCTTGAAGGCATCTCGATTTTGGACGAAAGCGGTCTGGTTCTTGCGCATTTGACGACGGAGGAGGCAGTCCTGCCGCGTTTCAATGCCTTGCGAAAGTATCTCAACCGGTAG
- a CDS encoding HNH endonuclease signature motif containing protein translates to MTVSRRDQIRARILERVVIDPETDCWIWTGPTSGDVGRGANYPRMSLSGQTVAVHKAMWTNEHGLIPSTRQLDHVCRNRLCVNPDNLNHVQLVTRKRNMLRMWDARRAAMQCEETTRHDEA, encoded by the coding sequence ATGACAGTTAGCCGACGCGATCAGATCCGCGCGCGCATCTTGGAACGGGTCGTCATCGACCCTGAAACGGATTGCTGGATCTGGACCGGCCCGACTTCCGGCGATGTCGGCCGAGGCGCCAACTACCCGCGCATGAGCCTCTCCGGCCAGACGGTAGCCGTGCACAAGGCCATGTGGACCAACGAGCATGGCCTTATCCCGTCGACCCGGCAACTCGATCACGTCTGCCGCAACCGCCTTTGCGTCAACCCCGACAATCTCAACCACGTCCAGCTCGTCACCCGGAAGCGCAACATGCTGCGCATGTGGGACGCTCGCCGGGCTGCGATGCAATGCGAGGAGACAACCCGCCATGACGAAGCATGA
- a CDS encoding helix-turn-helix transcriptional regulator — MELHERLTEARKQAGFESAREAADALGVPYPTYAGHENGSSGFRADKGEIYAKKFKVRFEWLMRGTGHMKDLATKYREILLTYDSLPPDLQETYADVLRKLAAPYQQPELDPARPQAKAKSSSE; from the coding sequence ATGGAATTGCACGAAAGATTGACGGAAGCCCGGAAACAGGCTGGTTTCGAATCTGCCCGCGAGGCGGCAGATGCCTTAGGCGTGCCATACCCGACTTACGCCGGTCATGAAAACGGCAGCTCTGGCTTCAGAGCCGACAAGGGCGAGATCTACGCCAAGAAGTTCAAGGTTCGATTCGAGTGGCTGATGCGCGGCACTGGACACATGAAGGACCTGGCAACGAAGTACCGCGAGATCCTGCTCACTTACGACAGCCTTCCTCCTGATCTTCAGGAGACGTATGCCGATGTTCTGCGCAAGCTTGCAGCGCCTTACCAACAGCCAGAGCTTGATCCAGCACGGCCTCAGGCAAAAGCAAAATCATCTTCAGAGTAG
- a CDS encoding helix-turn-helix domain-containing protein translates to MEADLNIKDLRDSLSMTQAQLAAELGVDQSTVSLWERGQTKPRGPALKMLAVISRANRSECSLASTEAGE, encoded by the coding sequence ATGGAAGCCGATCTCAACATCAAAGACCTGCGGGACAGCCTCAGCATGACTCAGGCGCAGCTCGCGGCTGAACTGGGCGTTGATCAAAGCACCGTGTCTCTTTGGGAGCGCGGACAAACGAAGCCGCGTGGTCCTGCCTTGAAGATGCTCGCGGTCATTTCGCGTGCCAATCGCAGCGAGTGTTCTTTGGCGAGCACGGAGGCGGGCGAATGA
- a CDS encoding DNA cytosine methyltransferase, whose translation MLLFDPGAMAASALIPDHGRPLIVDSFAGGGGASTGIEMALGRSPDIAINHNEAALALHAANHPETMHLSENIYRVDPLDYVRGRHVGLAHFSPDCKHFSKAKGGKPVERNIRDLAWVIVLWADRARPDVITMENVEEWKDWGPLIETEKGLVPDPERRGETFQQWSKALRKLGYKIEMREIRACDYGAPTIRKRLFLIARRDGRPIVWPEPTHGRPTDPDVVAGRKKAWRTAAECIDWSLPCPSIFDSSAEIMAKHKLRAVRPLAPATMARVARGMKRYVLDAERPFLVNLTHGGRLEDTEQPLNTITAAHRGEKAVISPSIVRFNTGATGQDAREPLSTITANSFIKRPGRAAPLGVIAPVMTAAQHGGSVRSAADPHGTITASAKDQNAVIVPTLVGCGGRAAQSRPRGGDEPAATITAKADACVSVAFLAQHNNDCRRDGGVNPGRPVDDPLSTVTQSGSHQNLVSAFVARQFGTSTGHAIEAPSGTVMADGAGKSQLVAPYLQAYYGTGDGGGEDEPCRTITTKDRHGHVEAGLAAPPFTEAQEATAREVASLLRSHGFWDEREFVTLMINGQAFIIVDIGMRMLTPRELYNCQGFPADYVIDGAWDSQGGQGPTWLSFPKSVQVSCVGNSVSPPPYAAIVAANCGHLAVMAEAAQ comes from the coding sequence ATGCTGCTGTTTGATCCCGGAGCAATGGCGGCGAGCGCGCTTATACCAGATCATGGCCGACCGCTGATCGTTGACAGTTTTGCAGGTGGTGGCGGCGCCTCAACCGGAATCGAGATGGCCCTTGGTCGGTCGCCGGATATCGCCATCAACCACAATGAGGCGGCTCTTGCTCTCCATGCCGCCAATCATCCCGAAACGATGCACCTGTCGGAAAACATCTACCGCGTCGACCCTCTGGATTACGTGCGTGGTCGGCACGTCGGCCTCGCGCACTTTTCGCCTGACTGCAAACACTTCTCGAAAGCCAAGGGCGGCAAGCCGGTCGAGCGCAACATCCGCGACCTCGCTTGGGTAATCGTCCTGTGGGCCGACCGCGCGCGCCCCGATGTGATCACGATGGAGAACGTCGAGGAATGGAAAGACTGGGGGCCGCTGATCGAGACAGAAAAGGGCCTCGTGCCCGACCCAGAACGTCGCGGCGAGACCTTTCAGCAGTGGTCGAAGGCACTGCGCAAGCTTGGCTACAAGATCGAGATGCGCGAGATCCGTGCCTGCGACTATGGCGCGCCGACCATCCGCAAGCGCCTCTTCCTTATCGCACGGCGAGACGGCCGGCCGATAGTCTGGCCAGAGCCCACCCACGGCCGGCCGACCGATCCGGACGTCGTCGCAGGGCGAAAGAAGGCTTGGCGCACCGCAGCGGAGTGCATTGACTGGTCTTTGCCTTGTCCGTCGATCTTCGATAGCTCGGCCGAGATCATGGCCAAGCATAAACTGCGCGCCGTGCGTCCGCTCGCGCCTGCGACCATGGCGAGGGTTGCCAGAGGCATGAAACGCTACGTGCTGGACGCCGAGCGACCGTTTCTGGTGAACCTCACCCACGGCGGACGGCTCGAAGACACGGAGCAGCCGCTTAACACAATCACAGCGGCTCATCGTGGGGAAAAGGCAGTCATTTCGCCTTCGATTGTCCGTTTCAACACCGGCGCGACCGGTCAGGACGCCCGCGAACCGCTGTCCACTATCACGGCAAACAGCTTCATCAAGCGACCTGGGCGCGCCGCGCCGCTTGGCGTGATCGCGCCGGTCATGACCGCTGCGCAGCACGGGGGGTCGGTGCGTTCTGCTGCAGATCCTCATGGAACCATCACTGCTAGCGCCAAAGACCAGAACGCCGTCATCGTGCCGACACTGGTAGGATGTGGCGGCCGAGCGGCGCAAAGCAGGCCACGCGGAGGAGATGAGCCAGCGGCTACTATCACAGCCAAGGCTGACGCTTGCGTCTCTGTGGCCTTTCTCGCTCAGCACAACAACGATTGCCGCCGCGATGGTGGCGTGAACCCGGGCCGGCCAGTCGACGACCCGCTGTCTACCGTAACCCAGTCGGGCAGCCATCAGAACCTAGTGTCAGCCTTCGTCGCCCGTCAGTTCGGAACCTCGACCGGTCATGCAATCGAGGCTCCATCCGGAACGGTGATGGCCGATGGCGCAGGCAAGTCGCAGCTCGTTGCGCCCTACCTGCAGGCCTATTACGGCACAGGCGACGGTGGTGGCGAGGACGAGCCGTGCCGAACGATCACGACCAAGGATCGACACGGCCATGTGGAGGCCGGGCTTGCGGCACCTCCATTCACCGAAGCGCAAGAAGCCACAGCAAGGGAGGTCGCGTCACTCTTGCGATCTCATGGGTTCTGGGATGAGCGCGAGTTCGTGACGCTGATGATCAATGGACAGGCCTTCATCATCGTCGATATCGGCATGCGCATGCTGACGCCGCGTGAGCTCTATAACTGCCAGGGCTTTCCTGCGGATTACGTGATTGACGGTGCTTGGGATTCCCAAGGCGGGCAGGGGCCAACGTGGCTCAGCTTCCCCAAGTCCGTTCAGGTCTCTTGCGTCGGCAACAGTGTCTCGCCGCCGCCCTACGCGGCGATCGTGGCAGCCAACTGCGGTCATCTTGCCGTGATGGCGGAGGCCGCTCAATGA
- a CDS encoding helix-turn-helix domain-containing protein, with amino-acid sequence MSFDATNWAIKQRGLRPAAKIVLWHLCDRYHPDHGCFPSQETLAEDCELPRSTLNVHLNDLEAAGLIMREQRRDKGNKRQDSTRYRFPFEKGFEPKKTDVPCPESGHGEAEAVSRNQAEPSPENGKSRVQNLDSNPVREPVREPVNSREGMREASEGDEGATADPKKAEAVFWGLVKNWPQFDGMPKQPALVVWMKLTDEEREQAVARFPAWLAMLKAQGKKHVPAPTTYFREKLWNAAPDPAQEARPTTAVAAPYGKLWMATRLAELLLPPSKMLPTPTGFEQAQIRAGRTTLDAVMAEKRQRFGWPRVNEMHQTAADRRHSLCPLALEDVAAEFRQVHRDSDLFEAWMSEQARRGWPMPDRQRLPEWIYFPPIAEGETPADALGRFADAVAAYLTSRRQGDDHAA; translated from the coding sequence ATGAGCTTCGATGCGACCAATTGGGCGATCAAGCAACGGGGCCTGCGCCCTGCGGCGAAGATCGTCCTGTGGCACCTGTGCGACCGCTATCACCCTGATCATGGCTGCTTCCCCAGCCAAGAGACGCTTGCGGAGGACTGCGAGCTGCCGCGCTCGACACTGAACGTGCATCTCAACGACCTGGAAGCGGCCGGGCTGATCATGCGCGAGCAGCGCCGCGACAAGGGCAACAAGAGGCAGGATTCGACGCGCTACCGCTTCCCGTTCGAGAAGGGTTTCGAGCCGAAAAAGACGGATGTTCCGTGTCCAGAATCTGGACACGGCGAGGCCGAAGCTGTGTCCAGAAATCAGGCCGAGCCGAGTCCAGAAAACGGCAAAAGCCGAGTCCAGAATCTGGACAGTAACCCTGTAAGGGAACCAGTAAGAGAACCAGTAAATTCGAGAGAGGGCATGCGCGAGGCTTCGGAAGGAGATGAGGGCGCAACGGCTGACCCGAAGAAGGCGGAAGCCGTGTTCTGGGGTTTGGTGAAGAACTGGCCGCAGTTCGACGGGATGCCGAAACAGCCGGCGCTTGTCGTGTGGATGAAGCTCACGGACGAAGAGCGCGAGCAGGCCGTCGCTCGTTTCCCGGCCTGGCTGGCGATGCTCAAAGCGCAGGGCAAAAAGCACGTTCCTGCGCCGACCACCTACTTCCGCGAAAAGCTCTGGAATGCCGCGCCTGATCCAGCGCAGGAGGCTCGGCCAACAACGGCTGTCGCTGCGCCCTATGGCAAGCTCTGGATGGCAACCCGCCTTGCAGAGCTGCTGCTTCCTCCTTCGAAGATGCTGCCGACGCCTACCGGTTTCGAGCAGGCGCAGATCCGAGCGGGCCGGACGACGCTCGACGCCGTCATGGCGGAAAAGCGCCAACGGTTCGGGTGGCCGCGCGTCAACGAGATGCATCAAACGGCTGCTGATCGTCGGCACTCGCTGTGCCCACTGGCTTTGGAAGATGTGGCGGCTGAGTTCAGACAGGTGCATCGAGACAGCGACCTGTTCGAGGCATGGATGAGTGAGCAAGCGCGGCGAGGGTGGCCCATGCCAGACCGCCAGCGCCTGCCCGAATGGATCTATTTCCCGCCGATCGCCGAAGGCGAAACGCCAGCCGACGCGCTTGGCCGTTTCGCAGATGCGGTTGCGGCTTACCTTACCTCTCGGAGACAGGGCGATGACCATGCAGCATAG
- the nusG gene encoding transcription termination/antitermination protein NusG produces the protein MTMQHRGKGFGNAKPIVIRPYADFKQDKAIRAERIRVSNIGMAMSQIADDHPELAAWLCLQVRPRAESAIEDLLAEEKVHALVPRYKGPEMRRRHRNVEAPMLPVMPGYVLVRCVPTAQSVQGLLTFDRQKRVVGIVGDPERPFRVPFAFIERFLQKVQAGAYDYRAAAPVEFAVGESVRIVDGPFASYLGKILSTDYQKCRVEVEVRIFSGLVPVEMDVAQIEKM, from the coding sequence ATGACCATGCAGCATAGAGGCAAGGGGTTTGGAAATGCCAAGCCGATCGTCATCCGGCCTTATGCCGACTTCAAGCAGGACAAGGCGATTCGAGCGGAGCGAATCAGGGTGTCGAATATCGGCATGGCAATGAGCCAGATCGCCGACGATCATCCTGAACTCGCTGCATGGCTGTGTCTGCAGGTGCGCCCTCGGGCCGAATCGGCGATTGAGGATCTCCTTGCTGAGGAAAAAGTTCACGCTCTCGTGCCGCGGTACAAAGGGCCGGAAATGCGGCGAAGGCACCGAAACGTTGAGGCGCCGATGCTGCCGGTCATGCCAGGATATGTCTTGGTCCGATGCGTTCCAACAGCACAATCAGTTCAAGGCTTGCTCACTTTCGACCGGCAGAAACGGGTGGTTGGGATCGTAGGTGACCCAGAGCGACCGTTCCGCGTTCCCTTTGCTTTCATTGAACGATTCCTGCAAAAGGTGCAGGCCGGCGCTTACGATTACAGAGCCGCAGCGCCTGTCGAGTTTGCTGTTGGCGAAAGCGTCAGGATCGTTGATGGCCCCTTCGCCAGCTACCTCGGAAAGATCCTCTCGACCGACTACCAGAAGTGCCGGGTCGAAGTGGAAGTGCGTATCTTCTCAGGACTCGTCCCGGTTGAAATGGATGTTGCGCAGATCGAAAAAATGTGA
- a CDS encoding HNH endonuclease, which yields MTWRSWYKTERWRKLREQVLLRDLYTCKQTGVLCSGRYPADDSPVVDHKVPHRGDEALFWDFDNLQTVSKAYHDSEKQRQERSGPRW from the coding sequence GTGACATGGCGCAGCTGGTACAAGACTGAGCGCTGGCGCAAGCTGCGGGAGCAGGTCCTCCTGCGCGATCTCTATACCTGCAAGCAGACGGGCGTCCTCTGCAGTGGTCGCTACCCAGCAGATGACAGCCCGGTCGTTGACCACAAGGTGCCGCATCGCGGTGACGAGGCGCTGTTCTGGGACTTCGATAACCTGCAGACCGTGAGCAAGGCCTACCACGACAGCGAGAAGCAAAGGCAGGAGCGGTCGGGGCCTCGATGGTGA